TCGCAAGATGGTCGATTGACTACCTGAAAAACCCAATTCGAACGAAAAGGAACGGGGCCGTCCCAGCAGAGCAACCTGCTTTTGGGACGGCCCCTGCTTCTGCTACTTCTTCCCTTCCGAGCTGTGGCCGGGGAATGCGGCCGAACCGGGGTCGACGAAGGCCTTGGCGTTGTTCACCGCCGTGGCCACCTCGCCGAAGCCGGTCGCGATCAGGCGGATCTTGCCCGGGTACCAGGCGATGTCGCCCGCGGCGTAGACGCCGGGGATGTTGGTCTCGCCCTTGGAGTTGACCACGATCTGCTTCTTGTTCTCGATCTCCAGCCCCCACTCGAGCATGTTGCCCAGGGAGGCCTTGAAGCCGGTGCCGAGGATGACGTAGTCGACGTCCAGCGTCATCTCCTCGCCGGTCCGGTTGTCGAAGATGGTGGCCTGCTTCACCCAGTCGCCGTCGCCGTGCACGGCGCGCAGCTCGTAGAAGAGCTTGACGTGCACCCGGGACTCGGCCAGCTTCTTCAGCGACTCCTCGTGCGCCCGGAAGCCCTCGCGGCGGTGGATCAGGGTGACTTCCTGCGCGATGGGCTCGGTCATCAGGGCGTAGTCCACTGCGGAGTCGCCGCCGCCCACCACCAGCACCCGCTTGCCCTCAAACTGCTGCACGTTGGTGACGCTGTAGAAGACGCCCTTCCCCTCGTACTGGCGGGCCGTCTCATTGGGGATGCGGTTGGGCTCGAAGGCGCCGATGCCGGCGGTGATCACCACGGCCTTGCTGTAGTGCTTCTCGCCGGTGTGGGTGGTCAGCTCGAAGGTGCCGTCCTCAAGCTTGGTCAGCCGCTCCACGCGCTGGTTGAACACGTAGGTGGCGTTGGGGTTGGCCTGATCGGCCTGCTGCTTACACTGCTCCACCAGGCGCTTGGCGGCGATGCGGGGAAAGCCTGCGACGTCGAGGATGTCCTTTTCCGGGTACAGGGCGGTCAGCTGTCCGCCTACTTCGGGCAGGGCCTCGATTACCTTGGTGCGCATGCCGCGCATGCCGGCGTAGAACACGCCGAACAGCCCGACTGGTCCCGCCCCGATCAGGGTGATGTCGTACAGATCCTTCGTAGCCGACATAACTGGTCCCATCCCCCTATCTACCTATGTGCTTAATGCCATACTCCGTACTGTACAAGACCCTTTCTACCTACTCTTATGTGAGTATAGCACAGGTCCAGAGAGTATGGGCAGATACCCCGTTGGTATCTGCCCATAATTCCTATTAATTGTTGGCATTCGCAAAGGCGCGGGGATCACGACACCGCCGACAGGGCCGGCCCGAGCCAGTCTGCCAGCCTGCGAAGCAGCGGGTGGTCCGGGCGCATCTCCTCGTCCGGCAGGTTGTGCTTGTCCACGATGAGGTACACCGAGCCCTCCGGGGTCTCCACGACGATCAGCTGGAACTCGCTGCCCCCGATCTCGTCGAGCGTGTCTGCGATGCGCGGGAAGTGCGGATGGCCGAAGTCGAGGTTCACCTGGAGCAGGACGTAGCGGTAGCCCTTGATCTCGGTGAGGTCGGAGAGCCGGATGACGCCGTCGAACGGCGTTCCCTTCAGGGCCGCGAGGTACTCGACCACCGCCTCGGCGCTCTGCTGGTCGACCACGGCGGCCGTGGCGCCCCACTTGGACGGGCGCCGGTCAGGGCGGAAGCGCACGTGCTCACACTCCTCTCCCCGTTCGGGTTCGTGCCGGGGCGGGCCGGTTCCTGCAGGGTGCGCACGCCGGCGCGTGGAAACCTACCAGGGAACGGGCGAGCATCGGAACCCCGGCGGAGACCGGTCGGCCGGTGGCGCTAGCGACTTCGGCGCAGGGGCGGCTGCCACCGGAGATCGGGAGGCCGCCCGAGACCGGGGCTGGAGTGGCACCGGGGCTTACGGCAGGACCTCGCCGGGCCTGAGGTACCGGCGGGTTCGGGGTCTCGGTGGAACCTGACGGTAGGAAGACGCTGGGTACGCAAACGCACTTCGATATGCGGGGGAAGGCTGTGATCAGAGCTGTGTTCTTCGACGTCCGAGCCCTGCTGTACGGACCGCAGGGCGCGGAACTGCTGGCTGCAGTCCTGCAGGGAGAGGGAACTTCCGCATCGCCCGAGGCGGTGACGGAGGCCATGGCGGGCCTGCCGGCGGAGGTCAGGGAGGCGCGGGGGCGCATCCGGACCGAGGAGCAGGAGGACGAGTACCACCGGGCGATGCTGCCGCTCCTCCTCCGGGCGCTGGGCCACGGGGATCCCGCCGGCCCGGTGCTCGCGCGGCTCGTGGAGGCCGTGCGGGAGTACCCGGCCTGGTGGTCGATGTACCCCGAGGCGCTGCCCGTGCTGGCCCAGCTGCAGCGAAGGGGGCTGGCCCTGGGCGTGGTCGCCAACTGGGAGCCCTCGCTCCGCCGGTTCCTGGCCGAGTTCGAGATCGACCACTACTTCCGGGTGATCCTCTCTTCCATGGCGGCGGGGGTGGCCAAGCCGGACCCGCGCCTGTTCGCCCTCGGCCTGGAGGCGGTGGGGTGCGCTGCGGGGGAGGCGCTGCACTGCGGACCGTCGCTGCCGGAGGACGTGGCCGGCGCCCAGGCGGCGGGCCTGCGCCCGGTGTGGGTGAACCGGACCGGCATCCCCACCGGGCACGAGGTGGTGACGGTGAACGACCTGCGCGGCCTTCTGCTGCTGCTGGGGAACGGAGGCGAGTGAGATGGCAGCGAGCGAGATGGAGGCATGGGCCAGGGCGGGGACGGCGGTCGAGGCCGCCTGCGAGCTGGCCGGCCAGGCGGCGTTGGTGACCGGCGCCTCCCGCGGGATCGGGCGGGCGGTCGCCCTCGCGCTGGCGGCCGGGGGGGCGGGCGTCGTGGTCACGTACCTGCGCCAGCGGGAGCGGGCCGAGGCCGTTGCGGAGGA
Above is a window of Symbiobacterium terraclitae DNA encoding:
- a CDS encoding NAD(P)/FAD-dependent oxidoreductase — encoded protein: MSATKDLYDITLIGAGPVGLFGVFYAGMRGMRTKVIEALPEVGGQLTALYPEKDILDVAGFPRIAAKRLVEQCKQQADQANPNATYVFNQRVERLTKLEDGTFELTTHTGEKHYSKAVVITAGIGAFEPNRIPNETARQYEGKGVFYSVTNVQQFEGKRVLVVGGGDSAVDYALMTEPIAQEVTLIHRREGFRAHEESLKKLAESRVHVKLFYELRAVHGDGDWVKQATIFDNRTGEEMTLDVDYVILGTGFKASLGNMLEWGLEIENKKQIVVNSKGETNIPGVYAAGDIAWYPGKIRLIATGFGEVATAVNNAKAFVDPGSAAFPGHSSEGKK
- a CDS encoding HAD family hydrolase; translated protein: MIRAVFFDVRALLYGPQGAELLAAVLQGEGTSASPEAVTEAMAGLPAEVREARGRIRTEEQEDEYHRAMLPLLLRALGHGDPAGPVLARLVEAVREYPAWWSMYPEALPVLAQLQRRGLALGVVANWEPSLRRFLAEFEIDHYFRVILSSMAAGVAKPDPRLFALGLEAVGCAAGEALHCGPSLPEDVAGAQAAGLRPVWVNRTGIPTGHEVVTVNDLRGLLLLLGNGGE